The Hyalangium gracile genome contains a region encoding:
- a CDS encoding protein kinase domain-containing protein — MQLSKSYQLIRKLASGGMAEVFLARTEGPRGFSKTLVLKRILPHLAEDEQFVEMFLAEARLVAQLNHPNVVHIFDFGEFEGSYCIAMEYIDGPNLRVLARQARSAGVKLAPALCAKIVSYACEGLAYAHDLVDPQTGRHLGLVHRDVSTDNILVSRVGTVKVVDFGVAKVIGQGHGTRAGIIKGKLPYMPPEQLRGRPLDRRVDVYALGVVLYELLTNKRPFDVTGEAALMSAILDTPAKPLRERSPGIPAELARITERCLAKEREERYASCRHLRADLERFILGMGEPVGTDEIASLIARVMPPDGGAAPVGSTSDIRAPPPLLRAVPPSRAGPRPAKPPVLLPVMTPRKVDTGEVELPASQLGSALERSRLQEEASASASLELGVAATVPREAQKSSQRRAGLVAMSLGLLTVLVAVSAFLMLRQTPSLPASAQPPALAVAPPAPEPAAPQAPVVAPEPPRVEVKEPPRQEATVDVPSSEVTVSVSARAPPPTEATERKKRSPPVERGADRLATAVETAASAPPEVREPVEQKPQLASVVFESSPPAQIRVNGEFKKHGSVAMSQLAPGPVQVEVYDSVKGFSKRQSFVLAPGDNGVLRVSVEQGTLELRIRPSAAVYLDGRYKGLASSEPIPVYEGTHELKLENKDLGKVVIQTITIEPGKTLLFEYDLEKES, encoded by the coding sequence GTGCAGCTCAGCAAGTCCTATCAACTGATCAGGAAGCTCGCGTCGGGCGGCATGGCGGAGGTCTTCCTCGCTCGGACCGAGGGGCCTCGAGGGTTCTCCAAGACACTGGTCCTCAAGCGCATCCTTCCTCACCTGGCCGAGGACGAGCAGTTCGTGGAGATGTTCCTGGCGGAGGCTCGGCTCGTGGCCCAGCTCAACCACCCGAACGTGGTCCACATCTTCGACTTCGGCGAGTTCGAGGGCTCCTACTGCATCGCCATGGAGTACATCGACGGGCCGAACCTGCGCGTGCTGGCGCGTCAGGCGAGGAGCGCGGGCGTGAAGCTGGCTCCGGCGCTGTGCGCGAAGATCGTCTCCTACGCCTGCGAGGGGCTGGCCTACGCGCATGATCTCGTCGATCCCCAGACGGGAAGGCACCTGGGGCTCGTGCACCGGGACGTCAGCACCGACAACATCCTCGTCTCGCGGGTCGGCACGGTGAAGGTGGTGGACTTCGGGGTCGCCAAGGTCATCGGCCAGGGCCACGGCACGAGGGCGGGCATCATCAAGGGCAAGCTGCCCTACATGCCGCCCGAGCAGCTCCGGGGCCGACCGCTGGATCGGCGTGTCGATGTATATGCCCTGGGGGTGGTGCTCTACGAGCTGCTCACCAACAAGCGGCCGTTCGACGTCACGGGCGAGGCCGCGCTGATGAGCGCCATCCTCGACACTCCCGCGAAGCCCCTCCGAGAGCGCAGCCCAGGCATCCCCGCGGAGCTGGCACGCATCACCGAGCGGTGCCTGGCGAAGGAGCGGGAGGAGCGCTACGCCAGCTGCCGCCATCTCCGAGCGGATCTCGAGCGCTTCATCCTCGGCATGGGTGAGCCGGTGGGCACCGACGAGATCGCGAGCCTGATCGCGCGAGTCATGCCTCCCGACGGAGGAGCCGCGCCCGTGGGCTCGACGAGCGACATCCGGGCACCGCCGCCGCTGCTTCGTGCGGTGCCTCCTTCTCGCGCTGGACCGCGGCCGGCGAAGCCTCCCGTGCTCTTGCCCGTCATGACGCCCAGGAAGGTGGACACCGGAGAGGTGGAGCTCCCCGCTTCCCAGCTCGGGAGCGCCTTGGAGCGCAGCAGGCTCCAGGAGGAAGCCTCCGCGTCCGCGTCCCTGGAGCTCGGGGTGGCCGCCACGGTGCCACGAGAAGCACAGAAGTCTTCCCAGCGAAGAGCGGGCCTCGTGGCGATGTCACTGGGATTGCTCACGGTGCTCGTGGCGGTGAGCGCCTTCCTCATGCTCAGGCAGACGCCTTCCCTCCCCGCCAGTGCACAGCCACCAGCCCTCGCGGTGGCTCCTCCAGCACCCGAGCCCGCAGCGCCCCAGGCTCCTGTCGTCGCGCCTGAACCTCCGAGGGTGGAGGTGAAGGAGCCGCCGCGCCAGGAGGCGACGGTGGATGTCCCCTCCTCCGAGGTGACCGTCTCGGTGAGCGCCAGGGCGCCTCCCCCGACCGAGGCCACCGAGAGGAAGAAGCGATCCCCTCCCGTCGAGCGAGGCGCTGACCGTCTGGCCACGGCGGTGGAGACGGCCGCGAGCGCGCCGCCAGAGGTGCGGGAGCCGGTTGAGCAGAAGCCTCAGCTGGCGTCCGTGGTCTTCGAGAGCTCTCCACCCGCGCAGATCCGGGTCAACGGCGAGTTCAAGAAGCATGGGTCGGTGGCGATGAGCCAGCTCGCCCCCGGGCCCGTGCAGGTGGAGGTCTACGACTCCGTGAAGGGCTTCTCGAAGCGACAGTCGTTCGTGCTCGCGCCCGGGGACAATGGAGTGCTCCGGGTGTCGGTGGAGCAGGGCACGCTCGAGCTTCGGATCCGCCCCTCCGCCGCCGTGTATCTCGATGGGAGGTACAAGGGGCTGGCCTCGTCCGAACCCATCCCCGTCTACGAGGGCACGCACGAGCTGAAGCTGGAGAACAAGGACCTGGGCAAGGTGGTCATCCAGACCATCACCATCGAGCCAGGGAAGACGCTCCTGTTCGAGTACGACCTGGAGAAGGAGTCGTGA
- a CDS encoding aromatic ring-hydroxylating dioxygenase subunit alpha, producing the protein MRNPLHLAPPTQPPTVDLEAEADLARCGALKDYWYVACRSPELTGKKPLARTLLGLNIVLFRDEQGRPAALRDRCLHRNARLSAGDTFEGKLGCPYHGWVYDAGGNVVEVPSLGPSQRGEVLDERGHAQSGLTVEPCKLGRLQRFETREQDGLIYVFMGGEASSARAEPFRVPYWGHPDWTVYFMVTRFPNGVTNLVENFMDVPHTVFVHAGWFRNRVRKRVPATVKRSGGSVLVTYKQDQDAVSGLGRLFNPRGLPLVHTDHYFVPNITRVDYMWGEHGFVINSQVTPIGPTDSLVYTAISFRLPFEVPGRLVGRALAPVIKWYTTQVILQDVEIMRVQREGLLNGPGGGVFKSTEADLLHADIEAYRRWLREGGQGPGPGDEERDIVFWI; encoded by the coding sequence GTGAGGAACCCGCTGCACCTCGCGCCCCCCACGCAGCCGCCGACGGTCGACCTGGAGGCCGAGGCGGACCTGGCCCGTTGCGGCGCGCTCAAGGACTACTGGTACGTGGCGTGCCGCTCGCCCGAGCTCACGGGGAAGAAGCCGCTCGCGAGGACCCTCCTGGGCCTCAACATCGTCCTCTTCCGGGACGAGCAGGGCCGGCCCGCGGCGCTGAGAGACCGCTGCCTGCACCGCAACGCGCGGCTGTCGGCGGGGGACACATTCGAGGGGAAGCTCGGGTGCCCGTACCACGGCTGGGTCTACGACGCGGGCGGCAACGTGGTGGAGGTGCCATCGCTCGGGCCTTCACAACGAGGCGAGGTGCTGGACGAGCGCGGCCATGCGCAGTCCGGCCTCACGGTGGAGCCGTGCAAGCTGGGGCGCCTGCAGCGCTTCGAGACGCGCGAGCAGGACGGGCTCATCTACGTCTTCATGGGCGGTGAGGCGTCCAGCGCGCGGGCCGAGCCCTTCCGGGTGCCGTACTGGGGACACCCGGACTGGACCGTCTACTTCATGGTGACGCGCTTCCCGAACGGGGTGACGAACCTCGTCGAGAACTTCATGGACGTGCCGCACACGGTGTTCGTGCACGCGGGGTGGTTCCGCAACCGGGTGCGCAAGCGGGTGCCCGCGACGGTGAAGCGCTCGGGGGGGAGCGTGCTGGTCACCTACAAGCAGGACCAGGACGCCGTCAGCGGCCTGGGGCGGCTCTTCAACCCGCGTGGGCTGCCGCTGGTGCACACGGACCATTACTTCGTCCCGAACATCACCCGCGTGGACTACATGTGGGGCGAGCATGGCTTCGTCATCAACTCGCAGGTGACGCCCATCGGTCCGACGGACAGTCTGGTCTACACGGCCATCAGCTTCCGGCTGCCGTTCGAGGTGCCGGGGCGGCTGGTGGGGCGGGCGCTGGCGCCGGTCATCAAGTGGTACACGACCCAGGTCATCCTGCAGGACGTGGAGATCATGCGCGTGCAGCGAGAGGGCCTGCTCAACGGCCCGGGCGGGGGCGTCTTCAAGAGCACCGAGGCGGATCTGCTCCACGCGGACATCGAGGCCTACCGCCGGTGGCTCCGCGAAGGAGGCCAGGGGCCAGGACCGGGCGACGAGGAGCGCGACATCGTCTTCTGGATCTGA